In Halarcobacter mediterraneus, the following proteins share a genomic window:
- the thiD gene encoding bifunctional hydroxymethylpyrimidine kinase/phosphomethylpyrimidine kinase, protein MKIVLTIAGSDSSGGAGIQADLKTFEAFGVFACSALTVLTAQNTQGVSNIQEISPEFVQEQIQKVLEDFDISAIKIGMLFSNEIIDIVRETIKDLNIPIIFDPVFISKAGSKLLNDDAIENLKSLFPYANIITPNLYEAKELFDYDLLNEKAINEISKLPCKVVIKNDIIKKDNEDFSMDTLFDKENKKVFYTKLVSTDNNHGTGCSFSSAIAANIALGKSLEEAIKISKEFIYQAILNAPNIGHGKGPIAHKKGKECLKD, encoded by the coding sequence ATGAAAATCGTTTTAACAATTGCTGGAAGTGACAGTAGTGGTGGAGCTGGTATTCAAGCTGATTTAAAAACATTTGAAGCTTTTGGAGTATTTGCTTGCAGTGCTTTGACTGTTTTAACAGCCCAAAACACTCAAGGAGTAAGTAATATTCAAGAAATCTCACCAGAGTTTGTACAAGAACAAATACAGAAAGTTTTAGAAGATTTTGATATAAGTGCTATAAAAATAGGAATGCTTTTTTCAAATGAAATTATTGATATTGTAAGAGAAACTATCAAAGATTTAAATATTCCCATAATTTTTGATCCAGTATTTATTTCAAAAGCAGGTTCAAAACTTCTAAATGATGATGCAATTGAAAACTTAAAATCTTTATTCCCTTATGCTAATATCATTACTCCAAACCTTTATGAGGCAAAAGAGTTATTTGATTATGATTTATTAAATGAAAAAGCAATTAATGAAATTTCAAAATTACCTTGTAAGGTAGTAATAAAAAATGATATTATAAAAAAAGATAATGAAGATTTTAGTATGGACACACTTTTTGACAAAGAAAACAAAAAAGTTTTTTATACAAAATTAGTTTCAACAGACAATAATCACGGAACAGGTTGTAGCTTTTCAAGTGCAATTGCAGCAAATATTGCCTTAGGTAAGTCTTTAGAAGAAGCTATTAAGATTTCAAAAGAGTTTATATATCAAGCTATTTTAAATGCTCCAAATATAGGTCATGGAAAAGGGCCAATCGCCCATAAAAAAGGAAAAG